In one window of Acanthochromis polyacanthus isolate Apoly-LR-REF ecotype Palm Island chromosome 8, KAUST_Apoly_ChrSc, whole genome shotgun sequence DNA:
- the LOC127535205 gene encoding uncharacterized protein LOC127535205, giving the protein MGSAVACWVSRPNITPRSIPHAGMFNNIGSVSDSGRGLQGPLPVASPLTRKRIIQQLLVGDLADLADEGLYQLLPSGSEKLQAGKRKSLKNPKSETLAKSKHQMMSPSLWKKSQTNHYVGKSGLAENMLCFVSLEQKVFHQLKQSHAENQLVQALKDAVFPELNLKSYLDCKSDLALPTIRYILRGRPTDEAFELDRSLTRALKNQRKTSTAIKQSVPVTKYSSLSPATVPRKPHSQGYPHPWLLPMEWED; this is encoded by the coding sequence ATGGGCAGCGCTGTTGCATGCTGGGTGTCAAGGCCCAACATCACTCCAAGGAGTATCCCACATGCTGGGATGTTTAACAACATTGGCTCTGTGTCTGATTCAGGCAGAGGACTGCAAGGTCCTCTTCCAGTCGCATCTCCACTCACGAGGAAGCGTATCATTCAGCAGCTGCTGGTCGGCGACCTAGCAGACCTGGCTGATGAGGGTCTGTATCAGCTCCTACCAAGTGGCTCAGAGAAGCTCCAGGCTGGCAAGAGGAAAAGTCTCAAGAACCCAAAGAGTGAGACTCTGGCCAAATCCAAACACCAAATGATGAGTCCATCCCTTTGGAAGAAGAGCCAGACCAACCACTATGTGGGAAAGTCTGGGCTGGCCGAAAACATGCTGTGCTTCGTCTCACTGGAGCAGAAAGTTTTCCATCAGCTCAAACAGTCCCACGCTGAGAATCAGCTGGTTCAGGCTCTCAAAGATGCAGTTTTCCCTGAGCTCAACCTCAAGAGCTACCTGGACTGTAAGTCAGACTTAGCTCTCCCCACCATCAGATATATTCTCCGCGGACGACCCACAGATGAGGCTTTTGAGTTAGATCGCTCTCTAACAAGAGCCTTGAAGAATCAAAGGAAGACGTCCACAGCAATTAAGCAAAGTGTGCCGGTGACAAAGTACAGCAGTCTTTCCCCAGCTACTGTTCCCAGGAAACCACACAG
- the LOC127535089 gene encoding LOW QUALITY PROTEIN: kappaPI-actitoxin-Ael3a-like (The sequence of the model RefSeq protein was modified relative to this genomic sequence to represent the inferred CDS: inserted 1 base in 1 codon) gives MYYGSGGNXNRFTNERECIRNCSADAEKIYPMDATRIMFFFYSATKACLLKKKEGGCGRKYLRYYYDSVHDRCRKFIWTGCNGNGNRFFDFDSCSKTCAGIHGEQTSFS, from the exons ATGTACTACGGCAGTGGAGGAA GCAACCGTTTCACAAATGAAAGAGAGTGCATAAGGAACTGTTCAGCCGACGCGGAGAAGATCTACCCCATGGATG CAACGaggataatgttttttttctactcagCAACCAAAGCTTGCCtcttgaaaaagaaagaaggtgGATGCGGTAGAAAATATTTGAGGTACTACTACGATTCAGTTCATGACAGATGCAGAAAATTCATCTGGACCGGATGCAATGGAAATGGAAACAGATTTTTTGACTTCGACAGCTGCAGCAAAACCTGTGCTGGCATTCACGGTGAGCAGACATCTTTCTCTTAG